In Bryobacteraceae bacterium, the following proteins share a genomic window:
- a CDS encoding glycosyltransferase, with the protein MKPPGPGPRSWHGLPAWESLKERLRPYYLRGAYFPLVPTGRPAAFRACWENPVQPLEPTGFLDPRRAGSTTYLFLPMIDWHTRIQRSQQLARALAAGGNRCFYLNPNLGRQFPTLYRFDRGPKASRIDDSIFELHVRLPREPVFHHRLLTEDESALLAGHLSTVRSLAGRSVVQIVSLPTWLDAAEQLRRRFGWPIVYDCHDFLPGFDTTAKSVIQAEARLLRAADFVVFSSDYLAELTVTRHPDAAAKSTIIHNAADFDHFAPAANRPASGPAPIAGYVGAIEDWFDAEAVRLAAERNPRVRFRLIGCVDNRRVAALSALPNVELLGEIPYSKLPAHMAHFDVGLVPFRDLPLTRAASPIKIFEYFAAGLPVLARALPETQRMGELLTLAESPALFADRVETALSTDSPRARQQRMEWAERESWGARAAELIAVVETLSSKPRSHAAKRTA; encoded by the coding sequence ATGAAACCCCCGGGACCCGGCCCACGGTCCTGGCACGGTCTTCCCGCCTGGGAGTCCCTCAAAGAACGCCTACGCCCTTACTATCTCCGCGGCGCTTACTTTCCCCTTGTTCCCACCGGACGCCCCGCCGCCTTCCGCGCCTGCTGGGAAAATCCGGTCCAACCCCTCGAACCCACCGGCTTCCTCGACCCCCGCCGCGCCGGCTCCACCACGTATCTCTTTCTTCCCATGATCGACTGGCACACGCGCATCCAGCGCAGCCAGCAACTGGCGCGCGCCCTCGCCGCCGGCGGCAATCGCTGCTTCTATCTCAACCCCAATCTGGGCCGCCAGTTCCCCACTCTCTACCGTTTCGATCGCGGTCCGAAAGCCTCCCGCATCGACGACTCCATCTTCGAACTTCACGTCCGCCTCCCGCGCGAACCCGTCTTCCACCATCGCCTGCTCACCGAGGATGAGTCCGCGCTCCTTGCCGGACACCTCTCCACCGTCCGCAGCCTCGCCGGCCGCAGCGTCGTCCAGATCGTCAGCCTCCCCACTTGGCTCGACGCCGCCGAGCAACTCCGCCGCCGTTTCGGCTGGCCCATCGTTTACGACTGCCACGACTTTCTACCCGGCTTCGACACCACCGCCAAGTCCGTCATCCAGGCCGAGGCCCGCCTGCTCCGCGCCGCCGACTTCGTCGTCTTCTCTTCCGATTACCTTGCCGAACTCACCGTTACCCGGCACCCGGACGCCGCCGCCAAGTCCACCATCATCCACAACGCCGCCGACTTCGACCATTTCGCGCCCGCCGCCAACCGCCCCGCCTCCGGACCCGCTCCCATCGCCGGTTACGTCGGCGCCATTGAGGACTGGTTCGACGCCGAGGCCGTCCGCCTCGCTGCCGAACGAAATCCGCGCGTCCGGTTCCGCCTCATCGGCTGCGTCGACAACCGGCGCGTCGCCGCGCTTTCCGCGCTCCCCAACGTCGAACTCCTCGGCGAGATCCCGTACTCGAAGCTTCCCGCGCACATGGCCCACTTCGATGTCGGCCTCGTACCGTTCCGCGATCTGCCGCTCACGCGCGCCGCGAGCCCAATCAAAATCTTCGAATACTTCGCCGCCGGTCTCCCTGTTCTCGCGCGCGCCCTTCCGGAAACCCAACGCATGGGCGAACTGCTCACCCTCGCCGAATCGCCCGCTCTCTTCGCCGACCGCGTCGAAACCGCCCTCTCGACGGACTCCCCGCGCGCCCGCCAGCAGCGGATGGAATGGGCCGAGCGCGAGTCCTGGGGCGCCCGCGCCGCCGAACTCATCGCCGTTGTGGAAACGCTCAGTTCAAAACCCCGAAGCCACGCCGCCAAACGCACTGCGTAA
- a CDS encoding PQQ-binding-like beta-propeller repeat protein, whose protein sequence is MTARLLFRFFNILGACSLLAASAVAGDWTDYRGPNRDGRSPEKSLPDKVSLDTMTWKAPYGGRSTPVVHNGRVYVLNPAGEGVTLQERLMALDADTGKVLWEYKYNVYHSDVPPHRIAWSAPSVDPETGNVYVFGGGGTVLAVTPEGKKIWERSMVEDFGIVTTHGGRTVSPIIEGDIVIVSSVTTAWGETARAAHRFMAFDKKTGETVYVSTPGGRPFDTTYSPPIIVDHGGTRVLIAGGGDGTIHAIKAHTGEPIWKFYMSKRGVNTGVAVFQNKVVVSHSEENLESNEMGLLGAVDLNAKGEIKPNQMLWRHEGVQFGFSSPVLEGDILYIIDNGSNLFAYDVNSGKQLWKKNLGTIQKASPVLADGKLYVGNENGRFYILKPSREGVEVLSHVELEKSNDDIEQITASPAISNGRVYFVSQKAIYCFGRKQASRAAPARPARVTPGAPASALVVPAEANLRPGEKVRFRVRLFDEHANFIREEKAQFALEGLGGAIGTDGAYTAPASGAQAGVIKATAGAITATARARVLPGIPFNENFDSYAPGAPPKHWLNTTGKYQIRELEGNKVLVKLADNPFTKRARSTFGNNDEHDYTIQADVRATEKRRQMGDAGVVAQRYQLVLTGNHQRIELDSWQPETTRTEAKKFNWNKDTWYRMKLRVENLPGGQVKAQGKAWPASEPEPAEWIVERIDPIGNREGAPGIYTDAPFEVFVDNIQVTANQ, encoded by the coding sequence ATGACTGCCCGCCTTTTGTTTCGCTTCTTCAACATCCTCGGCGCCTGCTCGCTGCTGGCGGCTTCCGCCGTGGCCGGTGACTGGACCGACTACCGCGGCCCGAATCGTGATGGCCGCTCCCCGGAGAAGAGCCTTCCGGACAAAGTGTCCCTCGACACGATGACGTGGAAAGCCCCATATGGCGGCCGCTCCACGCCGGTGGTCCACAACGGCCGTGTCTACGTGCTCAACCCGGCCGGCGAAGGCGTTACGCTTCAGGAGCGGCTCATGGCCCTGGACGCCGACACTGGCAAGGTGCTTTGGGAATACAAGTACAACGTCTATCACAGCGACGTGCCGCCGCATCGCATCGCCTGGTCGGCGCCGTCGGTGGATCCCGAGACCGGCAACGTCTACGTCTTCGGCGGCGGTGGCACGGTGCTTGCCGTAACGCCCGAGGGCAAGAAGATCTGGGAACGGTCGATGGTCGAAGATTTCGGCATCGTCACCACCCATGGCGGCCGCACCGTCTCGCCGATCATCGAAGGCGATATCGTGATTGTCTCGAGCGTCACTACCGCGTGGGGCGAAACCGCGCGAGCTGCGCACCGCTTCATGGCGTTCGATAAGAAGACCGGCGAGACCGTGTACGTGAGCACCCCGGGCGGACGACCCTTCGACACTACTTATTCGCCGCCCATCATCGTGGATCACGGCGGCACGCGCGTGCTCATCGCCGGCGGCGGCGACGGCACCATCCACGCGATCAAGGCGCACACCGGCGAGCCAATTTGGAAGTTCTACATGTCCAAGCGCGGGGTGAATACCGGCGTCGCTGTGTTCCAGAACAAGGTGGTGGTCAGCCACTCGGAAGAGAACCTCGAGTCCAACGAAATGGGCCTGCTCGGAGCCGTGGACCTCAACGCCAAGGGCGAGATCAAACCCAACCAGATGCTCTGGCGCCATGAGGGGGTGCAGTTCGGGTTCTCTTCGCCGGTGCTCGAAGGCGACATCCTCTACATCATCGATAACGGCAGCAACCTGTTCGCCTACGACGTCAATTCCGGCAAGCAACTCTGGAAGAAGAACCTCGGCACCATTCAGAAAGCCTCGCCCGTGCTCGCTGACGGCAAGCTTTACGTCGGCAACGAGAACGGCCGATTCTACATTCTGAAGCCCTCGCGCGAGGGCGTGGAAGTGCTCAGCCACGTCGAGCTCGAAAAGAGCAACGACGACATCGAGCAGATCACGGCCTCGCCGGCGATTTCCAACGGCCGCGTTTATTTCGTTTCCCAGAAGGCGATCTACTGCTTCGGCAGGAAGCAGGCGTCGCGCGCGGCTCCGGCCCGTCCGGCCCGCGTCACCCCGGGTGCGCCGGCATCCGCGCTGGTGGTTCCCGCGGAAGCGAATCTGCGTCCGGGAGAAAAGGTCCGCTTCCGTGTGCGGCTTTTCGATGAGCACGCCAACTTCATCCGTGAAGAGAAAGCGCAGTTTGCCCTCGAAGGCCTCGGCGGCGCCATCGGAACGGATGGCGCCTACACGGCTCCGGCTTCGGGCGCGCAGGCCGGCGTGATCAAGGCTACGGCCGGCGCCATTACGGCCACGGCCCGTGCGCGCGTGCTGCCCGGCATTCCGTTTAACGAGAACTTCGATTCCTATGCACCCGGCGCGCCGCCCAAGCATTGGCTCAACACCACCGGCAAGTACCAGATCCGCGAACTGGAAGGGAACAAGGTGCTGGTGAAGCTCGCCGACAACCCCTTCACCAAGCGCGCCCGTTCCACGTTTGGCAACAACGACGAGCACGATTACACGATCCAGGCCGATGTGCGCGCCACCGAGAAACGCCGCCAGATGGGCGACGCCGGAGTCGTGGCCCAGCGCTATCAACTGGTGCTCACCGGCAACCACCAGCGGATCGAACTCGACTCCTGGCAGCCGGAAACCACGCGCACCGAGGCGAAGAAGTTCAACTGGAACAAGGACACCTGGTACCGGATGAAACTGCGTGTCGAGAACCTGCCCGGCGGCCAGGTGAAAGCGCAGGGAAAAGCGTGGCCGGCCTCCGAACCCGAACCTGCCGAGTGGATCGTCGAACGCATCGATCCAATTGGAAACCGCGAAGGCGCGCCCGGCATCTACACCGACGCACCATTTGAAGTCTTCGTCGACAACATCCAGGTGACAGCCAATCAGTAA
- the moaA gene encoding GTP 3',8-cyclase MoaA, with protein MPLIDTYGRLHDNLRISVTDRCNIRCFYCMPEADVAFVPRSEILDLEEIERFARVAASLGVRKIRITGGEPLIRKNLPFLVERLAAIPGIEDLSLTTNGVLLGDHARALRDAGLRRVNIHLDTLDAARFRQITRRDDFDRVLAGIDACLALGYHPIKINAVAVADLVEPDIVPLARFGRERGIEIRYIEFMPLDAQGLWLRDKVLTMDRMLAMLTSEIGPLEPLPDADPRAPATEFRFADGIGSVGFIASVTKPFCLNCNRLRLTADGKVRYCLFAIEETDVKTALRDGSSDDAIAAIIRGAVERKWIGHEINSTQFVAPPRPMYSIGG; from the coding sequence GTGCCTCTCATCGACACCTACGGACGTCTCCACGACAACCTCCGTATCAGTGTCACTGATCGCTGCAATATCCGCTGCTTCTACTGCATGCCGGAGGCGGACGTCGCGTTCGTGCCGCGCTCCGAGATCCTCGATCTCGAAGAGATCGAACGCTTCGCCCGAGTGGCGGCCTCGCTCGGCGTTCGCAAGATCCGCATCACCGGCGGCGAGCCGCTCATCCGCAAGAACCTCCCGTTCCTCGTCGAACGCCTGGCGGCGATTCCGGGTATCGAGGATCTCTCGCTGACCACGAACGGCGTGCTGCTCGGCGACCACGCCCGGGCCCTGCGCGACGCCGGCCTTCGCCGCGTAAACATCCACCTCGACACGCTCGACGCCGCGCGCTTCCGCCAGATCACCCGCCGTGACGACTTCGATCGCGTCCTGGCCGGCATCGACGCCTGCCTCGCGCTCGGCTACCACCCGATTAAGATCAACGCCGTGGCGGTGGCGGATCTCGTCGAGCCCGATATCGTTCCGCTCGCCCGCTTCGGCCGCGAACGCGGCATCGAGATCCGCTACATCGAGTTCATGCCGCTCGACGCGCAAGGCCTCTGGCTCCGCGACAAGGTGCTCACCATGGACCGAATGCTCGCCATGCTCACGAGCGAGATCGGTCCCCTCGAGCCGCTTCCGGACGCCGACCCGCGCGCCCCGGCCACCGAGTTCCGCTTCGCCGACGGCATCGGGTCGGTGGGCTTCATCGCGTCGGTAACCAAGCCGTTCTGCCTCAACTGCAACCGGCTTCGCCTCACCGCCGACGGCAAGGTCCGCTACTGCCTCTTCGCGATCGAGGAGACCGACGTGAAGACCGCGCTCCGCGACGGTTCTTCCGACGACGCCATCGCCGCCATCATCCGCGGCGCGGTCGAACGGAAATGGATCGGCCACGAGATCAACTCCACGCAGTTCGTCGCGCCGCCGAGGCCGATGTATTCGATCGGCGGATAG
- a CDS encoding PQQ-binding-like beta-propeller repeat protein, which produces MRPFAVLAAASIALAQAPEAPPTYNMLCAGCHGEGGAGTDRGPALAASRSLRGRSFQQIRNLIRNGTSGGMPGFALPDDQLDPLTRYVRAFNVSAAEAPPEGDPAAGERFFFAKGQCSTCHMVRGRGGANGPDLSAAGRALTVREIEAVLDNPTATAGSRSTASCPGWAFCPQLPWRVAKVGIRDDDDLRGFLRSEGRHDFVLQTFDGRLHSLTDPDYTSLEIEKESYMPALRDATPAERRDLIAYLSRLDGVKPGPLTGEVAAPAPAAKQAIQRPEQGEWPGYHGLPSANRHSALTQITNANAGRLQLAWSYSIPYNGLEMTPLVQDGVMYVTGPNQVCAISARTGREIWCYTRPRSPANTIAGDAAKGATRGAALLGDRVFFTTDNAHLIALHRLTGALLWEQAMPQTPGKYGATAAPLVVEDLVIAGMAGGDGPLLGFLAAYRAATGEEVWRFHTIPKRGEPAAETWQGKAIDTGGGATWLTGSYDPESGLLYWPTGNPFPDTDGDERKGDNLYTNCVVALEPKTGKLRWHFQFTPHDLHDWDATEPLVLVDTQFRGRDRKLLLQANRNGYYYVLDRLTGEFLLGEPFVKNITWASGIGADGRPQLLPGNEPTAAGTKTCPAVRGATNWYSTAFNPVTRLFYVMAVEDCNLYRKAGFGGYIPLRDPENPPAKYFRAIEFETGKIAWEIPQVGPPEANYSGVLSTAGGVVFYGETGGSFAAIDAVTGKTLWHFDTGQQWKASPMTYMAGGKQYVAIASGGSVLAFALR; this is translated from the coding sequence GTGCGCCCATTCGCCGTTCTCGCCGCTGCCTCCATCGCTCTCGCCCAAGCCCCGGAAGCGCCCCCTACCTACAACATGCTGTGCGCCGGATGCCACGGCGAAGGCGGCGCCGGCACGGATCGCGGACCTGCTCTCGCCGCCAGCCGTTCGCTCCGCGGCCGCTCTTTTCAGCAGATCCGCAACCTCATCCGAAACGGCACCAGCGGCGGCATGCCCGGGTTTGCCCTGCCCGACGATCAACTCGATCCGCTCACGCGATACGTGCGCGCCTTCAATGTGTCCGCCGCCGAAGCGCCGCCCGAAGGCGACCCCGCCGCCGGTGAGCGATTCTTCTTCGCCAAAGGCCAGTGTTCCACCTGCCACATGGTGCGAGGACGCGGCGGAGCCAACGGTCCGGATCTGTCCGCCGCCGGGCGGGCGCTCACCGTCCGCGAGATCGAAGCCGTGCTCGACAACCCTACCGCCACGGCCGGCTCCCGCTCCACGGCATCGTGTCCGGGCTGGGCCTTCTGCCCCCAGCTTCCGTGGCGCGTCGCCAAGGTCGGCATTCGCGACGACGACGATCTCCGCGGCTTCCTGCGCTCCGAGGGCAGGCACGACTTCGTGCTTCAGACATTCGACGGCCGCCTGCATTCGCTCACCGATCCCGACTACACCTCGCTCGAGATCGAGAAGGAATCCTATATGCCCGCGCTGCGGGACGCAACGCCGGCCGAGCGCCGTGACCTGATCGCCTATCTCTCGCGGCTGGACGGCGTGAAGCCCGGCCCGCTCACCGGCGAAGTGGCGGCGCCGGCACCTGCCGCAAAGCAGGCGATTCAGCGTCCGGAGCAGGGCGAGTGGCCGGGATATCATGGCCTGCCGAGCGCCAACCGCCACAGCGCACTTACGCAGATCACCAACGCCAACGCGGGCCGGCTGCAACTGGCCTGGAGCTACTCGATCCCGTACAACGGCCTCGAGATGACGCCGCTTGTGCAAGACGGCGTGATGTATGTCACCGGGCCGAACCAGGTCTGCGCGATCTCCGCCCGCACGGGGCGCGAGATATGGTGCTACACGCGCCCGCGCAGCCCGGCCAACACCATCGCGGGCGACGCCGCCAAGGGCGCCACTCGCGGCGCGGCCCTCCTCGGCGACCGTGTCTTCTTCACCACCGACAACGCGCACCTGATCGCGCTGCATCGCCTCACCGGCGCACTGCTCTGGGAACAGGCGATGCCCCAAACGCCCGGCAAATACGGCGCCACCGCGGCGCCGCTCGTCGTCGAGGACCTCGTCATCGCAGGCATGGCGGGCGGAGACGGACCGCTGCTCGGCTTTCTTGCCGCGTATCGCGCCGCCACCGGCGAAGAGGTCTGGCGCTTCCACACCATCCCGAAGCGCGGCGAACCAGCGGCCGAAACATGGCAAGGCAAGGCGATCGATACCGGCGGTGGCGCAACCTGGCTCACCGGCTCCTACGATCCCGAGTCCGGTCTCCTCTACTGGCCCACCGGCAACCCCTTCCCCGATACCGACGGCGACGAGCGCAAGGGCGACAACCTATACACAAACTGCGTGGTGGCGCTTGAACCCAAAACCGGCAAGCTCCGCTGGCACTTTCAGTTCACCCCGCACGATCTTCACGATTGGGACGCCACCGAGCCGCTCGTGCTCGTCGACACCCAGTTCCGCGGCCGCGACCGAAAGCTGCTCCTCCAAGCCAACCGCAACGGCTACTACTACGTGCTCGATCGCCTGACGGGCGAGTTCCTGCTCGGCGAACCGTTCGTGAAGAACATCACATGGGCCAGCGGCATCGGCGCCGACGGCCGCCCCCAACTGCTCCCGGGCAACGAACCAACCGCCGCCGGAACGAAGACCTGCCCGGCCGTTCGCGGAGCCACCAACTGGTACTCCACGGCCTTCAATCCGGTGACGCGTCTCTTCTACGTAATGGCCGTGGAGGACTGCAACCTTTACCGCAAGGCCGGCTTCGGCGGGTACATTCCGCTGCGGGATCCCGAGAACCCGCCGGCGAAATACTTCCGAGCGATCGAGTTCGAAACCGGCAAGATCGCCTGGGAGATTCCGCAAGTAGGCCCGCCCGAAGCGAACTACTCGGGTGTGCTCTCCACCGCCGGCGGCGTCGTCTTCTACGGCGAAACCGGCGGATCGTTCGCCGCCATCGACGCTGTTACCGGCAAGACGCTCTGGCACTTCGATACCGGCCAACAGTGGAAGGCGTCGCCGATGACTTACATGGCAGGTGGAAAGCAGTACGTCGCCATTGCGTCGGGCGGCAGTGTGCTGGCCTTCGCGCTTCGCTGA
- a CDS encoding M12 family metallopeptidase, which translates to MFLTMCAVAPLHSQTVEFGGHPVPYRIQGRNVIVHGDIIAGSVDEMVGGGKSNQRQSSRQRQAGATLGAPWPKVGNIATVPYADRSGVPAVATAIAAFNRQLAGVAQWVVRTTEADYVDIVDEGGCNSFVGRRGGAQTFSVFGSCGVQGILHEMGHTMGLLHQMQQRDRDRFLTMDFANIAKEIQDQYDISTQANDQAVGPFVYRSVMYYAPGGSSRTAGLVFDSNPPGIILDAPSDEYGEGDVEAIRRLAGGAATQVTVSSHPPGLRLRVDGQDVTAPQTYNWGLGTKHTIEAPEAAQKLGASMHVFGNWSDLGARAHEITVTPGTGGYTDPASSPAVTLYTANFVRYSKVEIVKLEGTRYGPGSAGVTSPGTDFPGEGTLYRERSLVTIAATPGAGGAFYYWNGGGSYYLPPPNYENPATLSAKGPIFLEALISPDPVTTITTNPPGLRVKVGASTRVGPTSYTDGEDNGWTAGSTHEVSIPDGAQVPRGVNTGMRRFLFDSWSDGGAATHTITAADAGVKVVTANFRTEHRLAVASPGCGGGVAITPASDDGFYRAGTAVTVTAAPAMGYFFTGWTGWPELGANAAASATVRDEQIFTATFNTVAQPLRIQSISPAKMSVSPNGGRLVLTGTGFTPQSTALFAKDATPTFQTVRFISDAQLEVTLTGDDLAEPGQRTIRVRNESCATESNVFFFQVERGTTPGTATFVRSDTTSSGTWKGVYGADGYYVIGEPAKLPAYVTVTPSANAAITWVASTSEARATQKPDANDRIAACWYSGTTFNIDFDFKGANSHQVALYLLDWDGGGQRAQKIDIVDAAGTVLDTRMATGYTNGHYLVWNLSGRVTARITNSGVSNAVVSGIFFGAGGAAPPTAKPSRLGPGGVLTPGQSLESPNGDYRLTYQGDGNLVLYRVEGAIPRWASGTFTPGPGSVVMQTDGNLVIYGPNGAQWASGTNHAANMNAEFVLKDDGVMAIVDTGRNEVWKSTTIAIPPTGATRDRLNPDEALMPGESLYSPSRAFRLIYQIDGNLVIYYVADGAVLPVWTSRTFNRPAGRVIMQRDGNFVIYPSTGAAHWATGTNSMENQGSVLVMQDDNNLVIYNQAGKPTWASRDHP; encoded by the coding sequence ATGTTTCTCACGATGTGCGCCGTAGCGCCTCTCCACAGCCAAACCGTGGAATTCGGCGGCCATCCCGTGCCCTATCGAATTCAAGGCAGGAACGTCATTGTACACGGCGACATCATCGCCGGCTCGGTGGACGAGATGGTCGGCGGAGGGAAGTCGAATCAGCGTCAATCCAGCCGGCAGCGTCAGGCCGGAGCGACCTTGGGAGCGCCCTGGCCGAAGGTGGGCAACATCGCGACCGTGCCCTACGCCGACAGATCCGGCGTGCCGGCCGTTGCCACGGCGATCGCGGCGTTCAACCGCCAGTTGGCCGGCGTGGCGCAATGGGTTGTGCGAACCACCGAGGCGGACTACGTCGACATCGTCGACGAGGGCGGCTGTAACTCCTTCGTTGGCCGCAGGGGCGGCGCCCAGACGTTCAGCGTGTTCGGCAGTTGCGGGGTGCAGGGCATTTTGCATGAGATGGGCCACACCATGGGGCTGCTCCACCAGATGCAGCAGCGTGATCGTGACCGATTCCTGACCATGGATTTCGCCAATATCGCCAAAGAAATCCAGGATCAGTACGATATTTCCACGCAGGCGAACGACCAAGCCGTGGGCCCCTTCGTCTATCGCAGCGTGATGTACTACGCCCCGGGCGGGTCCAGCCGGACCGCCGGTTTGGTTTTCGATTCGAACCCACCGGGAATCATCCTTGACGCTCCGAGCGATGAGTACGGCGAGGGCGACGTGGAAGCGATCCGCCGGTTGGCCGGCGGCGCGGCAACCCAAGTTACGGTTTCTTCTCATCCGCCGGGTTTGCGGCTCCGGGTGGACGGGCAGGATGTTACCGCGCCGCAAACCTACAACTGGGGTCTCGGGACCAAGCACACAATCGAGGCTCCCGAAGCGGCGCAGAAACTGGGAGCCTCCATGCACGTGTTCGGTAACTGGAGCGATTTGGGCGCGCGGGCGCACGAGATCACTGTGACCCCGGGCACGGGCGGCTACACAGATCCGGCATCGTCACCGGCGGTGACGCTCTATACGGCGAACTTCGTGCGGTATTCGAAGGTGGAGATCGTCAAGCTGGAGGGCACGAGATACGGCCCGGGCTCCGCCGGAGTGACATCGCCGGGAACCGACTTTCCCGGCGAAGGCACGCTCTATCGGGAGCGGAGCCTCGTGACGATCGCGGCCACTCCCGGCGCTGGAGGCGCCTTCTACTATTGGAACGGGGGCGGCTCGTACTACTTGCCTCCTCCCAACTATGAGAATCCGGCGACATTGAGCGCGAAGGGCCCGATCTTTCTGGAGGCGTTGATCAGCCCCGATCCCGTCACCACAATCACGACGAATCCGCCCGGCCTGCGCGTCAAGGTGGGCGCCAGCACCAGGGTCGGGCCGACGTCCTATACCGACGGCGAGGATAACGGTTGGACGGCCGGCAGTACGCACGAGGTGTCGATCCCGGACGGCGCCCAAGTGCCGCGCGGAGTCAACACAGGCATGCGGCGTTTCTTGTTCGATAGCTGGAGCGATGGCGGCGCGGCGACGCACACGATCACGGCCGCCGACGCGGGTGTGAAGGTGGTGACGGCGAACTTCCGGACGGAGCACCGCTTGGCGGTGGCATCGCCTGGTTGCGGGGGAGGGGTGGCGATCACGCCGGCTTCGGACGACGGGTTCTACCGCGCCGGCACGGCGGTGACGGTGACCGCGGCGCCCGCGATGGGGTACTTCTTCACCGGTTGGACGGGCTGGCCGGAACTCGGCGCCAATGCCGCCGCGAGCGCCACCGTGCGCGACGAGCAGATCTTTACGGCCACGTTCAACACAGTGGCACAGCCGCTGCGGATCCAATCGATCAGTCCCGCCAAGATGTCGGTGAGTCCGAACGGTGGCAGGCTGGTGCTGACCGGGACCGGCTTCACGCCGCAATCCACCGCGCTGTTCGCCAAGGACGCCACGCCCACGTTCCAGACGGTGCGCTTCATCAGCGACGCCCAGCTTGAAGTAACACTGACCGGGGACGATCTCGCCGAGCCGGGGCAGCGGACAATCCGGGTCCGAAACGAGAGCTGCGCGACGGAATCGAACGTGTTCTTCTTCCAAGTGGAGCGCGGCACGACACCGGGTACGGCGACGTTCGTGAGAAGCGATACGACGTCGTCGGGTACCTGGAAAGGCGTCTACGGGGCCGACGGCTACTACGTGATCGGCGAACCCGCCAAACTGCCGGCCTACGTGACGGTAACGCCGAGCGCCAACGCAGCCATCACCTGGGTTGCTTCGACCTCCGAGGCGCGGGCGACGCAGAAGCCGGACGCCAATGACCGCATCGCCGCGTGCTGGTACTCCGGGACCACGTTCAACATCGATTTCGATTTCAAGGGCGCCAATTCGCACCAGGTCGCGCTCTACCTGCTCGATTGGGACGGGGGCGGCCAGCGCGCGCAGAAGATCGATATCGTCGATGCGGCCGGCACGGTGCTCGACACGCGCATGGCCACCGGTTACACCAACGGCCACTACCTGGTTTGGAATCTGTCGGGGCGCGTGACTGCCCGGATCACCAACTCCGGGGTGTCGAACGCGGTAGTGTCGGGCATCTTCTTCGGCGCAGGGGGAGCGGCGCCTCCGACGGCGAAGCCATCGCGGCTGGGTCCGGGCGGCGTGCTGACGCCGGGTCAGTCACTGGAGTCGCCAAACGGTGACTACCGGCTTACGTATCAGGGCGATGGAAACCTGGTGCTTTATCGAGTGGAGGGCGCCATACCGCGCTGGGCATCGGGTACGTTCACGCCCGGCCCCGGCAGCGTCGTGATGCAGACCGACGGCAACCTGGTGATCTATGGGCCAAACGGCGCGCAGTGGGCTTCCGGAACCAACCATGCGGCGAACATGAATGCGGAATTTGTATTGAAGGACGACGGCGTGATGGCGATCGTCGACACCGGCAGGAACGAAGTATGGAAATCCACGACGATCGCAATTCCACCCACGGGCGCGACGAGGGACCGGCTCAATCCCGACGAAGCCTTGATGCCGGGCGAGTCGTTGTACTCGCCAAGCCGGGCGTTCCGGCTGATCTATCAGATCGACGGGAACCTGGTGATCTACTACGTCGCCGATGGCGCGGTCCTGCCGGTCTGGACTTCGCGGACCTTCAACCGCCCGGCTGGAAGGGTCATTATGCAGCGTGACGGCAATTTCGTGATCTACCCATCGACCGGGGCCGCCCACTGGGCCACAGGCACGAACAGCATGGAGAATCAGGGCAGCGTGTTGGTGATGCAGGATGACAACAACCTGGTCATCTACAACCAGGCTGGGAAGCCGACTTGGGCGTCCCGGGACCACCCGTAG